One Ricinus communis isolate WT05 ecotype wild-type chromosome 7, ASM1957865v1, whole genome shotgun sequence genomic region harbors:
- the LOC8264275 gene encoding peroxidase 27, translating to MAVQKLFRLLFAQLVLLLLFLDLTNAWGLYMRFYRRTCPRAEFIVHRTVYQYVSRDPTLAAPLLRMHFHDCFVRGCDGSVLLQSTKNNQAEKDAIPNQTLRGFNVIDAIKSAIERECPGVVSCADILALAARDAVLMIGGPFWAVPTGRRDGRVSIASEALTQLPSPFANITELKQNFAAKGLNVKDLAVLSGGHTIGIGHCFIISNRLYNFTGRGDTDPSLDPIYAAQLKKKCKPGGSTKTIVEMDPGSFVSFDEDYYTTVAKRRGLFQSDAALLDDFETSTYVRLQSLTGGLTFARDFSASMVKLGYVGILTGKQGEIRKHCGCVNKW from the exons ATGGCAGTGCAAAAGCTTTTTAGGCTTCTCTTTGCGCAACTGGTTCTCCTACTTCTGTTCTTAGATCTCACTAATGCATGGGGTTTATATATGAGGTTCTACAGGAGGACATGCCCTAGAGCAGAGTTTATTGTCCATAGAACTGTTTACCAATACGTTTCTAGAGACCCAACTCTTGCTGCGCCTTTGCTGAGAATGCATTTCCATGATTGTTTCGTTAGG GGATGTGATGGTTCTGTGCTATTACAATCCACAAAGAATAATCAAGCTGAGAAAGATGCAATCCCAAACCAAACCTTAAGAGGGTTCAATGTGATTGATGCTATAAAATCTGCTATAGAAAGGGAGTGTCCTGGAGTGGTTTCTTGTGCTGATATCTTGGCCTTAGCAGCTCGAGATGCAGTTTTAATG ATTGGAGGACCATTCTGGGCAGTTCCTACTGGGCGCAGAGATGGAAGAGTGTCAATTGCTTCAGAGGCATTAACACAATTGCCATCTCCGTTCGCCAACATTACTGaacttaaacaaaattttgcTGCTAAGGGTTTAAATGTTAAGGACCTTGCAGTTTTATCAG GAGGGCACACAATTGGCATTGGACATTGCTTTATAATCTCAAACCGCTTATACAATTTCACCGGCAGAGGCGACACAGACCCATCATTGGACCCAATATACGCAGCTCAGTTGAAGAAAAAGTGCAAGCCAGGAGGAAGCACAAAGACTATCGTTGAAATGGACCCTGGAAGCTTCGTATCATTCGATGAAGATTACTATACTACTGTAGCTAAAAGGAGAGGTCTTTTCCAATCCGATGCAGCTCTTCTTGATGACTTCGAAACCAGCACTTACGTCAGGCTTCAATCATTGACCGGTGGATTAACTTTTGCTCGAGATTTTTCTGCATCAATGGTGAAATTAGGTTATGTCGGAATTCTTACTGGCAAGCAAGGCGAAATCAGAAAACATTGTGGTTGTGTCAACAAATGGTGA
- the LOC8264276 gene encoding polyubiquitin — protein MRVMIVAWAREFPIEVGHQEPVLEIKSKIELLLGVSVAAQTLSIFGWELVDGLDMEDYPIVTEGTKIDLTIEPMNPLLFNNGNDTRKIQIIVKFSSRQINIEVDTTDTIRSLKEKIHIVDGTPIKRLSLFFSGIELDEDFRNLSEYGIREFSEIIVFLKTMSRLRDEPCTRKLSITVQTSSSLLNAAAIPLEMKDSSTISDLRRLLLSRKVLPLDDYLFIHKQRIMRDNCSLRWHGVENGDSLYVFKGTVSHNGY, from the coding sequence atgagggTTATGATTGTAGCTTGGGCACGTGAATTTCCCATCGAAGTTGGTCACCAAGAACCTGTTCTTGAAATCAAAAGCAAGATTGAGCTTCTCCTTGGTGTTTCTGTGGCTGCACAAACTCTATCCATCTTTGGTTGGGAGTTAGTTGATGGTCTAGACATGGAAGACTATCCCATTGTCACTGAAGGTACAAAAATCGACCTTACTATCGAACCCATGAATCCTCTTCTGTTCAACAATGGTAATGACACTAGAAAAATCCAAATCATTGTAAAATTTTCATCTAGGCAGATTAACATTGAGGTGGATACAACTGATACTATTCGTAgtctgaaagaaaaaatccaCATTGTTGATGGAACACCAATCAAAAGATTGTCACTTTTCTTTTCCGGGATAGAACTTGATGAGGATTTTCGCAATCTAAGCGAATATGGTATACGTGAATTCTCTGAAATAATTGTGTTCCTTAAGACCATGTCTCGCCTGAGGGATGAACCTTGTACAAGAAAGCTAAGCATCACAGTGCAGACTTCCTCATCTTTGCTTAATGCAGCAGCCATTCCTTTGGAGATGAAGGATTCAAGTACTATTAGTGATTTAAGGCGGCTCCTTTTGAGCAGAAAAGTTCTTCCCCTGGATGATTACTTGTTCATACATAAACAGAGAATAATGCGTGATAACTGTAGCCTTCGATGGCATGGTGTTGAGAATGGAGATTCACTTTATGTGTTCAAGGGGACAGTGAGTCACAATGGATACTGA